GAACCACCGAGTTCCAACACAACCTTCTTGATCGCACGACCGGCGGTTGCCGCTACGGCGCTGCCGGCCCTGTCACTTCCAGTCAGAGAAACCCCACGAATCTGGGGAGATTCGATCAACTGGGCGACATTTTCATTGCTGCAAAAAACTGATTGGAAAACCCCTTTTGGAAATCCCACTTCATGGAAGAGGCGTGAGATCGTGGTCGCACATCCTGGGACATTCGGCGCATGTTTCAGGATCATGGTATTCCCTGCCATCAGCGCCGGAATCGAACAACGAAAGACCTGCCAGAACGGAAAATTCCACGGCATGATGATCAGGATCACACCGAGCGGATCAAACCGGACATAGCTCTGGCTCGCATCCGACTCGATCCTCTGCGGTTTCAGAAAATTCTCCGAATGCTCGGCATAGTAGGTACAACCCAAGGCGCACTTCTCGATCTCCTTCTCCGACTCGACGATCGTCTTCCCCATCTCCTGCGTCATGAGAGAGGCAAACTCCGCCTTCTGGGCGGTTAACTTTTCCGCCATCTTCAGGAAAAGCTGGCGGCGTTTCTCAAAAGAGGTCTCTCTCCAGCTGAGAAAGGCCTGATGGGCCTCCTCAGCAGCCGCCTTGACCTCGATCCAATCGAGCTCCGGATAGCTCTGGATCAGTTCCTCAGTCGCAGGATTTAGGGTTCTGTAGGTCATGATGGGCCGTACGATAATCTTGGAGGAGATAATGTCAATAGCGGTAGCAACCAACTCCCTCTTTTGCCGATAAATCAGAATGTGCAAGTCTCTGAAAATCCAGTCTTATTGTTTATAGACACCCTGGCTACCGGGATTGGAACAGTCGGCGGTGGGCTCATGGCACTCCGACAGTTTGGGAGCACCTCTTCGCTTTCCGTATCTCACCCCTCTCACAAGAGTCCTCTGATCCATCTCGCCATAGCCAGCACACTCTGGCACGGCCTGAGATCGGTCGGACATCTCTCCTCTGCTGAATCGAACGGGGAAAAAGCAGTTCAGGAATGGTCCAGGGTCCTCGGTGGTGTGAGGAAAGTGGTTATCGTCCCGAAGGGTGAAACGCTTGTTATAAAAGACGGTAATTGTTCAGGGGTATTTGACTATGCAGAGAGAACCGTCCTGCTTCAGGAGGGGTATCACGATCCGATCACCGTGATCTTCCACGAGGCGATGGGGCATGGGATCGAACTCGGAAACCAGGAGATCGAAAGTCTGATTGTCCTCACCATGAAACTCGATGGCCATCTCTTGGGCGATTATGCCGTAAAA
This genomic stretch from Deltaproteobacteria bacterium harbors:
- a CDS encoding NAD-dependent succinate-semialdehyde dehydrogenase — protein: MTYRTLNPATEELIQSYPELDWIEVKAAAEEAHQAFLSWRETSFEKRRQLFLKMAEKLTAQKAEFASLMTQEMGKTIVESEKEIEKCALGCTYYAEHSENFLKPQRIESDASQSYVRFDPLGVILIIMPWNFPFWQVFRCSIPALMAGNTMILKHAPNVPGCATTISRLFHEVGFPKGVFQSVFCSNENVAQLIESPQIRGVSLTGSDRAGSAVAATAGRAIKKVVLELGGSDPFVVLPDADLEKCIPWALRSRMLNCGQSCIAAKRFILTKSIAKGFEERFLKAVEGQRVGDPMSRETNIGPMAREDLLQNLSRQVDESKRRGAVCLYGGERLSRKGYFYLPTVLREVQPGMAAFEEETFGPVASLIVAKDEEEAIELANRTPYGLGASLWTRDLEKAERLAAKIDAGSVFINGMTKSDPRLPFGGTKRSGLGRELSSFGIQEFTNLKTVWIA